A region from the Streptomyces lydicus genome encodes:
- a CDS encoding PAS domain-containing protein, producing MSSRPSRGAARLAAILDALPDALLLVNCNGTVVNANSIALETFEAPGTALVGRGLLDLLPSFDSKRIPGSMRRRDEDSEGGRTKPTRMVARRTDGTELLVEVTSANLEDGRTPYESAFEAAYADHRNGYTGNELLMLVVRDLTGTLDTETELARQQRQTEMILRAAAEGVVGVDAEGKVVLVNPSAAQILGFRASELGGKELHPLIHHSRADGSALPWEDTPLADTLKSGRKHRVRGQALWSKDGRAVPVDLTTAPVRDGDQLVGAVMTFTDRRAFDSLAARHTQLLAVLDQALRGPLEELKGELGTLASDPAGQLWPEANQILHHLAAGHARMTTLVDNVLSYQRLDSGKEKLNRTKVSLDGVVAAGVEGAIELIGPGRAQFAVHAPPIEATVDAERIAQALSHLIADVAGVDSTGRMPAGEAAVGGRSGPIPGDSTIVVAAAKRGDVVRIEVRGPFDGGDPVHEPIVRGIVRKHGGLMQTHEVPGGGPGAGGSAYVLELPVVADGTTVDGATGGAERADGPTGNETTVMPVPAAHARGTRGNAADTGEGADTGEGSGKGDQGPGGEGHEGGDEGRPGGSGGPGGSGGPGGSGGTGGGSGGPLGGSGGGAERGVVVPEQARGAQPTGRRRARHPGAEQGTEHGTHPGGPATGAGPGAGMAHGAMDDGGTGTGGTGAGAAEGGSGAHPPHGDGAPGTHGGRPADGTGLPPGMTGAESVPPTGRRRGRQDATEGGGLPALPAGTGRTSGPGQQPGHGPVAGAQGGPAAGPQGPAAMPSADGQASAPVPAQGPVPAQGSVPVQGSVPVQGSVPVQGSAPVPARALPARPQIPGQASASGQTPAPAQTPAPGGPHVPGQAPAPGGPQGLGPVAPSGRRARRALAEAPERSAQGDRERASAAASGAQQQAGARTAFALPPAAADRTPQSLPATADQVPAQAGPHEAAAGQETAGPQDATGTGRRRARRPVANGPEQAMPGGQPEYALEAGVNSGAAQGEWEGEPTGRRRARRAAAEERAAAAMADSESSGTFVAGPEGLVTQHNEPAEATGTATGTAPGIAQGQGLGQTPAQTPAQAPVPAPGPTASAPQAPSAPAPTGRRRGRPSPAEEAAGQAPVPPQGGPAAAPHRQPLPPAAEDDAHAAGHSHGRAFSVRTLGQGVPFTQQIADQQRAQMPPASTPPGSPPPGSTPPGGTSAGSGRRRKLAAPPQEGAAAGSMPAEARPHPGGPQPQPQQQQPGPPAPHQAPAQPQSPPQPQPHLMDAGEGRAFAISAPDEGSEGPEPLDGPNGVIEVMDRQPMPMDDELPPEPLDNPRRLLVWPAPDVATQQALSDRGYRPVIVNSREEVDAQIAAYPAALFVDPLTGPITRTALQSLRQAAGAAEVPVLVTAGLGQATREAAYGADPAVLLKALAPRDSDVHPARVLLIEENDAIAGALTTSLERRGMQVARAGGDADAVTLATQMRPNLVVMDLMQVRRRRAGIVDWLRANGLLDHTPLVVYTSADMDPAQLPRLAAGETVLFLAERSTSAEVQARIVDLLAKIGTN from the coding sequence GTGAGCAGCAGGCCATCCCGAGGCGCTGCTCGCCTCGCAGCCATACTCGACGCCCTCCCCGACGCGCTGTTGCTCGTCAACTGCAACGGCACGGTCGTCAATGCCAACTCCATCGCGCTGGAGACCTTCGAGGCGCCGGGCACGGCCCTGGTGGGGCGCGGGCTGCTCGATCTGCTGCCCTCCTTCGACTCCAAGCGCATCCCGGGCTCCATGCGGCGCCGGGACGAGGACTCCGAGGGCGGCCGGACGAAGCCGACCCGCATGGTCGCGCGGCGGACGGACGGGACCGAGCTGCTGGTCGAGGTGACCAGCGCCAACCTGGAGGACGGGCGCACCCCGTACGAGTCCGCCTTCGAGGCCGCGTACGCCGATCACCGCAACGGCTACACGGGCAACGAGCTGCTGATGCTCGTCGTCCGTGACCTGACCGGGACGCTGGACACCGAGACCGAGCTGGCCCGCCAGCAGCGGCAGACCGAGATGATCCTGCGGGCCGCGGCCGAGGGTGTGGTCGGGGTCGATGCCGAGGGCAAGGTCGTGCTCGTCAATCCGTCCGCGGCGCAGATCCTGGGGTTCCGGGCGAGCGAGCTGGGTGGCAAGGAGCTGCACCCGCTGATCCACCACTCGCGGGCGGACGGCTCGGCGCTGCCCTGGGAGGACACCCCGCTGGCCGACACCCTCAAGTCCGGGCGCAAGCACCGGGTGCGCGGGCAGGCGCTGTGGTCGAAGGACGGGCGGGCGGTGCCCGTCGATCTGACGACGGCACCGGTACGGGACGGCGATCAGCTCGTCGGTGCGGTGATGACCTTCACCGACCGCCGGGCGTTCGACTCGCTGGCGGCCCGGCACACCCAGCTGCTGGCGGTGCTCGACCAGGCGCTGCGCGGGCCGCTGGAGGAGCTGAAGGGCGAGCTGGGCACGCTCGCCTCCGACCCGGCCGGCCAGCTCTGGCCCGAGGCGAACCAGATCCTGCACCACCTCGCGGCCGGCCACGCCCGGATGACGACGCTGGTGGACAACGTCCTGAGCTATCAGCGGCTGGACTCCGGCAAGGAGAAGCTCAACCGCACGAAGGTTTCGCTGGACGGGGTCGTCGCGGCGGGGGTCGAGGGCGCGATCGAGCTGATCGGTCCCGGCCGGGCGCAGTTCGCGGTGCATGCGCCGCCGATAGAGGCGACGGTCGACGCGGAGCGGATCGCCCAGGCGCTGTCCCATCTGATCGCGGATGTCGCGGGGGTGGACTCGACGGGCCGGATGCCGGCCGGTGAGGCTGCCGTCGGCGGGCGTTCGGGGCCGATTCCCGGCGATTCGACGATCGTGGTGGCGGCGGCCAAGCGCGGTGATGTCGTACGGATCGAGGTGCGCGGGCCGTTCGACGGCGGTGACCCGGTCCATGAGCCGATCGTCCGCGGGATCGTGCGGAAGCACGGCGGGCTGATGCAGACGCACGAGGTGCCCGGCGGCGGGCCCGGTGCGGGCGGCAGTGCGTATGTGCTGGAGCTGCCGGTGGTGGCGGACGGCACGACGGTGGACGGCGCGACGGGCGGCGCGGAGCGGGCGGACGGGCCGACCGGCAATGAGACGACGGTGATGCCGGTTCCGGCTGCCCATGCGCGGGGCACCCGGGGCAATGCGGCGGACACCGGCGAGGGCGCGGATACCGGCGAAGGCTCGGGCAAGGGCGATCAGGGGCCGGGCGGCGAGGGCCACGAGGGCGGCGACGAGGGTCGCCCGGGTGGGTCTGGCGGGCCTGGCGGTTCCGGTGGTCCTGGCGGGTCCGGTGGGACCGGTGGTGGGTCCGGTGGGCCTCTCGGGGGCAGTGGCGGTGGCGCGGAGCGCGGCGTCGTGGTGCCGGAGCAGGCGCGCGGGGCACAGCCGACCGGCCGTCGCCGTGCGCGGCACCCGGGCGCGGAGCAGGGCACGGAGCACGGCACGCACCCGGGCGGCCCGGCCACGGGCGCGGGTCCGGGGGCCGGTATGGCGCACGGTGCCATGGACGACGGTGGGACGGGGACGGGCGGAACGGGTGCCGGGGCGGCGGAAGGCGGCAGCGGGGCTCATCCGCCGCACGGTGACGGCGCGCCGGGTACGCACGGCGGCCGGCCGGCGGACGGCACGGGGCTGCCGCCGGGCATGACGGGTGCCGAATCCGTACCGCCGACCGGACGGCGCCGGGGACGGCAGGACGCCACGGAGGGCGGCGGGCTGCCCGCGCTCCCCGCCGGAACGGGCCGGACCTCGGGACCGGGGCAGCAGCCGGGACACGGTCCGGTGGCGGGCGCGCAGGGCGGGCCGGCGGCCGGTCCCCAGGGGCCCGCGGCGATGCCGTCGGCCGACGGGCAGGCGTCGGCTCCGGTCCCGGCACAGGGACCGGTTCCCGCGCAGGGGTCGGTCCCCGTTCAGGGGTCGGTCCCCGTTCAGGGGTCGGTCCCCGTTCAAGGGTCGGCTCCGGTTCCTGCCCGGGCGCTTCCTGCCCGTCCGCAGATTCCCGGGCAGGCGTCGGCGTCGGGGCAGACTCCGGCTCCGGCACAGACCCCGGCTCCGGGCGGGCCGCATGTTCCCGGTCAGGCACCGGCTCCGGGCGGGCCGCAGGGCCTCGGTCCCGTAGCGCCGAGCGGGCGGCGGGCGCGCCGGGCGCTGGCCGAGGCGCCCGAGCGGTCCGCGCAGGGTGACCGGGAGCGGGCATCGGCGGCCGCCTCCGGGGCGCAGCAGCAGGCTGGTGCGCGTACCGCCTTCGCGCTGCCGCCCGCCGCGGCGGACCGCACCCCGCAGTCGCTGCCCGCGACCGCCGACCAGGTGCCCGCGCAGGCCGGTCCGCACGAGGCCGCCGCTGGGCAGGAGACCGCCGGTCCCCAGGACGCCACCGGCACGGGACGCCGTCGGGCGCGCCGGCCGGTGGCCAACGGGCCTGAGCAGGCGATGCCCGGCGGACAGCCGGAATACGCGCTGGAAGCGGGCGTCAACTCCGGTGCGGCGCAAGGCGAGTGGGAGGGCGAGCCGACCGGCCGGCGACGGGCCAGACGGGCCGCGGCCGAGGAGCGGGCGGCGGCCGCCATGGCCGATTCCGAGTCGTCCGGCACATTCGTCGCGGGCCCGGAGGGGCTGGTGACGCAGCACAACGAGCCGGCCGAGGCGACGGGCACGGCCACCGGCACGGCGCCCGGGATCGCCCAGGGTCAGGGCCTGGGTCAGACGCCGGCCCAGACGCCGGCCCAGGCCCCGGTCCCGGCTCCGGGCCCGACCGCGAGTGCACCTCAGGCGCCCAGCGCCCCCGCCCCCACCGGCCGTCGGCGCGGTCGCCCCAGCCCCGCCGAGGAAGCCGCGGGGCAGGCGCCCGTACCCCCGCAGGGCGGCCCCGCCGCCGCCCCGCACCGTCAGCCGCTGCCGCCCGCCGCCGAGGACGACGCGCACGCCGCGGGGCACTCCCACGGGCGGGCGTTCAGCGTGCGCACGCTCGGGCAGGGCGTGCCGTTCACCCAGCAGATCGCCGACCAGCAGCGCGCACAGATGCCGCCGGCCAGCACGCCGCCCGGCAGTCCGCCGCCCGGCAGCACCCCGCCCGGCGGTACGTCCGCGGGTTCGGGCCGCCGCCGTAAGCTCGCCGCGCCGCCACAGGAGGGCGCGGCCGCCGGGTCGATGCCGGCCGAGGCGCGTCCGCACCCCGGTGGACCGCAGCCGCAGCCTCAGCAACAGCAGCCCGGACCGCCGGCGCCGCACCAGGCCCCCGCCCAGCCGCAGTCCCCGCCGCAGCCGCAGCCGCATCTGATGGACGCCGGCGAGGGGCGGGCCTTTGCCATCTCCGCGCCCGACGAGGGCAGCGAGGGCCCCGAGCCGCTGGACGGCCCGAACGGCGTCATAGAGGTGATGGACCGTCAGCCCATGCCGATGGACGACGAGTTGCCGCCGGAGCCGCTGGACAATCCGCGCCGGCTGCTGGTCTGGCCGGCGCCGGACGTCGCCACCCAGCAGGCGCTCAGCGACCGCGGCTACCGCCCCGTCATCGTCAACTCCCGCGAAGAGGTGGACGCCCAGATCGCCGCGTACCCTGCGGCGCTCTTCGTCGACCCGCTGACCGGGCCGATCACCCGCACCGCGCTGCAGTCACTGCGCCAGGCGGCGGGGGCGGCCGAGGTCCCGGTGCTGGTGACCGCCGGTCTGGGGCAGGCCACCCGGGAGGCCGCGTACGGCGCCGACCCGGCGGTCCTGCTCAAGGCGCTGGCCCCGCGCGACAGCGATGTCCACCCGGCACGGGTGCTGCTGATCGAGGAGAACGACGCCATCGCGGGCGCTCTCACCACCTCGCTGGAGCGGCGCGGGATGCAGGTCGCACGGGCCGGCGGCGACGCCGACGCGGTCACCCTCGCGACCCAGATGCGGCCGAATCTGGTGGTGATGGACCTGATGCAGGTACGCCGCCGGCGGGCCGGGATCGTCGACTGGCTGCGCGCCAACGGCCTGCTCGACCACACGCCGCTGGTCGTCTACACCTCCGCCGACATGGACCCGGCGCAGCTGCCGCGGCTGGCGGCCGGCGAGACGGTGCTCTTCCTCGCGGAGCGCTCCACGAGCGCCGAGGTGCAGGCCCGGATCGTCGACCTGCTCGCCAAGATCGGCACGAACTGA
- a CDS encoding long-chain fatty acid--CoA ligase → MYSTMQDVPLLISRILEHGRTVHGQSAVTTWTGEPEPHRRTFAEIGNRAAQLAHALRDDLGVTEGSVVGTLMWNNAEHLEAYLAIPSMGAVLHTLNLRLPAEQLVWIINHAEDRVVLVNGSLLPLFAPLLPQLPGVEHIVVVGPGDRSLVAGGPARVHDYEELIAGRPESYDWPEIDEREAAVLCYTSGTTGDPKGVLYSHRSLYLHSMQVNTSEAFALSPRDIALPVVPMFHVNAWGLPHAAFMAGASLLMPDRFLQPAPLAEMIRTVRPTIGAAVPTIWQGLLAELDAGQYDVACLHTVVIGGSACPPALMRGFEERHGIRVVHAWGMTETSPLGSVSHPPAGVSGDDEWAYRATQGRFAASVEARLIGPGGEELPHDGKAAGELEVRGPWIAGAYYGGAQSGPLRPEDKFSPDGWLRTGDVGTITPNGYLTLTDRAKDVIKSGGEWISSVELENHLMAHPHVAEAAVVAVPDDKWGERPLATVVLRQGATIGYEELKAFLGERIARWQLPERWAVIPAVPKTSVGKFDKKVLRRLYAEGELDVTLLA, encoded by the coding sequence GTGTACAGCACCATGCAAGACGTACCCCTGCTGATCAGCCGGATTCTGGAGCACGGCCGGACAGTCCACGGACAGTCGGCCGTGACGACCTGGACCGGCGAGCCCGAGCCCCACCGCCGCACCTTCGCCGAGATCGGCAACCGCGCCGCCCAGCTCGCCCACGCCCTGCGCGACGACCTCGGAGTGACCGAGGGAAGTGTCGTGGGAACGCTGATGTGGAACAACGCGGAGCACCTGGAGGCCTATCTCGCGATCCCCTCCATGGGGGCGGTGCTGCACACGCTCAATCTGCGGCTGCCCGCCGAACAGCTGGTATGGATCATCAACCACGCCGAGGACCGGGTCGTGCTCGTCAACGGCAGCCTGCTGCCGCTGTTCGCCCCGTTGCTGCCGCAGCTGCCGGGCGTCGAGCACATCGTCGTCGTCGGTCCCGGCGACCGCTCCCTCGTGGCGGGCGGCCCGGCGCGGGTGCACGACTACGAAGAACTGATCGCCGGGCGGCCGGAGAGCTACGACTGGCCGGAGATCGACGAGCGGGAGGCCGCGGTCCTCTGTTACACCTCCGGAACCACCGGCGACCCCAAGGGCGTGCTCTACAGCCACCGTTCGCTGTATCTGCACTCGATGCAGGTCAACACCTCCGAGGCGTTCGCGCTCTCCCCGCGCGACATCGCGCTGCCCGTCGTGCCGATGTTCCACGTCAACGCCTGGGGCCTGCCGCACGCCGCCTTCATGGCCGGTGCCTCGCTGCTGATGCCGGACCGCTTCCTGCAGCCCGCGCCGCTGGCCGAGATGATCCGGACGGTACGGCCCACCATCGGCGCCGCCGTCCCGACCATCTGGCAGGGCCTGCTCGCCGAACTCGACGCCGGACAGTACGACGTCGCCTGTCTGCACACCGTCGTCATCGGCGGCTCCGCCTGCCCGCCCGCCCTGATGCGCGGCTTCGAGGAGCGGCACGGCATCCGCGTCGTGCACGCCTGGGGCATGACCGAGACCTCCCCGCTGGGCAGCGTCTCCCACCCGCCCGCCGGGGTCAGCGGCGACGACGAGTGGGCCTACCGCGCCACCCAGGGCCGCTTCGCCGCCTCCGTCGAGGCCCGGCTGATCGGTCCTGGCGGCGAAGAGCTCCCCCACGACGGCAAGGCCGCGGGCGAGCTGGAGGTCCGCGGCCCGTGGATCGCCGGCGCCTACTACGGCGGCGCACAGAGCGGCCCGCTCCGCCCCGAGGACAAGTTCAGCCCCGACGGCTGGCTGCGCACCGGCGACGTCGGCACCATCACCCCGAACGGCTATCTGACGCTGACCGACCGCGCCAAGGACGTCATCAAGTCCGGCGGCGAATGGATCTCCTCGGTCGAGCTGGAGAACCATCTGATGGCCCATCCGCATGTCGCGGAGGCCGCGGTGGTCGCCGTACCGGACGACAAGTGGGGCGAGCGGCCGCTGGCGACGGTGGTGCTCCGGCAGGGCGCGACCATCGGGTACGAGGAGCTGAAGGCGTTCCTCGGCGAGCGCATCGCGCGCTGGCAGCTGCCGGAGCGGTGGGCGGTGATCCCGGCGGTGCCCAAGACGAGCGTGGGGAAGTTCGACAAGAAGGTGCTGCGCCGGCTGTACGCGGAGGGGGAGCTGGACGTGACGTTGCTGGCGTGA
- a CDS encoding SpoIIE family protein phosphatase yields the protein MSRKGLPANQLAAAGARKFVRALLTERATAPPATAGPGAAAISAELIHDAVLLTSELVTNAVMYAGTDIDVTCRLEHDGPAAAESDGERRPAKVSVVVEVSDRHPARGVRGGVDARTGEPGFGLQLVSALAESWGVTYRHAVKTVWFRLESTEGEPLRARAAPAAPHRESRGPEPPVRLAHPATPRTRPHGFAAEWADRGGPSFLAETSELLAGQLDQDMVTALAAQLLVPRLADWCAIWLTTEGGGVQLSRVWHIDERRITPLRAELERDPPSDIIRTAGNPWPWPECAGAAPSGGSALAFPLVARDTDQGMLLLGRAGHLQMTDTVVRMVEDVARRVAQAVFTARQYTRQTTISLALQRRQLPATLASIPGVDTAIVYEPHGEGQTVGGDFYDVFPMGDRRWCFLLGDVQGKDPEAMSVTGLARHLVRLLAREGHGVESVLGRLNLAMAEESAEAVELGGEQATSRFLSLLYGELEVDQGVPGARCTVASAGHPPPLHMFVDGSVEPASDPQMLLGIDEGTEFHASSFALAPGETLLCVTDGVTERRCGNWQLDDNDGLIEVMRDGMGLGAKALAEHVRRAAHDFGTGPVEDDLSVLVLQAVTPAADRRP from the coding sequence GTGTCCCGGAAAGGGCTGCCCGCGAACCAGCTCGCGGCCGCCGGCGCACGCAAATTCGTGCGCGCGCTGCTCACCGAGCGGGCGACGGCCCCGCCCGCCACGGCAGGGCCCGGTGCGGCGGCGATCAGCGCCGAGCTCATCCACGATGCCGTCCTGCTCACCAGCGAGCTGGTCACCAACGCCGTGATGTACGCCGGTACCGATATCGACGTGACCTGCCGCCTGGAGCACGACGGGCCGGCGGCCGCCGAGAGCGACGGGGAGCGCCGCCCGGCCAAGGTGAGCGTCGTGGTGGAGGTCTCCGACCGCCATCCCGCCCGGGGGGTACGCGGCGGGGTCGACGCCCGCACCGGAGAGCCGGGATTCGGACTCCAGCTGGTGAGCGCCCTCGCGGAGTCCTGGGGCGTGACCTACCGCCATGCGGTGAAGACCGTCTGGTTCCGCCTGGAGTCCACCGAGGGCGAGCCGCTGCGCGCCCGCGCCGCGCCCGCCGCGCCGCACCGCGAGTCGCGCGGTCCCGAGCCTCCCGTACGCCTCGCCCACCCCGCGACCCCGCGCACCCGCCCGCACGGGTTCGCCGCCGAATGGGCCGACCGCGGCGGCCCGTCCTTCCTCGCCGAGACCAGCGAACTGCTGGCCGGGCAGCTCGACCAGGACATGGTCACCGCGCTCGCCGCCCAGCTGCTGGTGCCCCGGCTCGCCGACTGGTGCGCCATCTGGCTCACCACGGAGGGCGGCGGGGTGCAGCTGTCGCGGGTCTGGCACATCGACGAGCGGCGGATCACCCCCCTGCGCGCGGAGCTGGAACGGGACCCGCCGTCCGACATCATCCGCACCGCCGGCAACCCCTGGCCCTGGCCGGAATGCGCCGGTGCGGCCCCCTCGGGCGGTTCCGCGCTCGCCTTCCCCCTGGTCGCCCGCGACACCGACCAGGGCATGCTGCTGCTCGGCCGGGCGGGGCACCTCCAGATGACCGACACCGTGGTGCGGATGGTCGAGGACGTGGCACGCCGGGTCGCCCAGGCCGTGTTCACCGCCCGCCAGTACACCCGGCAGACCACGATCAGCCTGGCGCTCCAGCGCCGGCAGCTGCCCGCCACGCTCGCCAGCATCCCCGGCGTCGACACCGCGATCGTCTATGAGCCGCACGGCGAGGGGCAGACCGTCGGCGGCGACTTCTACGACGTCTTCCCGATGGGCGACCGCCGCTGGTGCTTCCTGCTCGGGGACGTCCAGGGCAAGGACCCCGAGGCGATGTCCGTCACCGGACTGGCCCGCCATCTGGTGCGGCTGCTGGCCCGCGAGGGCCATGGCGTCGAGTCGGTGCTCGGCAGGCTCAATCTGGCCATGGCCGAGGAGAGCGCGGAGGCGGTGGAACTGGGCGGCGAGCAGGCCACCTCCCGCTTCCTGAGCCTGCTGTACGGGGAGCTGGAGGTCGATCAGGGCGTCCCCGGCGCCCGCTGCACGGTCGCCAGCGCCGGCCACCCGCCACCGCTGCACATGTTCGTCGACGGCTCCGTGGAGCCGGCCTCCGACCCCCAGATGCTGCTCGGCATCGACGAGGGCACCGAATTCCACGCCAGCTCCTTCGCCCTCGCCCCCGGCGAGACGCTGCTGTGCGTCACCGACGGCGTCACCGAACGCCGCTGCGGCAACTGGCAGTTGGACGACAACGACGGCCTGATCGAGGTGATGCGCGACGGCATGGGCCTGGGCGCCAAGGCCCTCGCCGAACACGTACGCCGCGCCGCCCACGACTTCGGCACCGGGCCCGTCGAGGACGACCTGTCGGTGCTGGTCCTCCAGGCGGTGACCCCGGCGGCCGACCGGCGCCCGTGA